Genomic window (Thermodesulfobacteriota bacterium):
AAAAATAAATAAAAGAACGGCGTCAGGTCTTGCAATCACGCATCATTTTATAAATTTTCATAACTCCTTACTGTCCTACTCACAGTCGAATAATGAACCCCAAAATACTTACCTATCTCCTTCATTGTATAACGTCCATATAAATATGCTTGTGCCATAGCCTCTTTTTTATCCTTGCTCATTTCATAATA
Coding sequences:
- a CDS encoding helix-turn-helix domain-containing protein, yielding MSKDKKEAMAQAYLYGRYTMKEIGKYFGVHYSTVSRTVRSYENL